The following nucleotide sequence is from Solanum dulcamara chromosome 7, daSolDulc1.2, whole genome shotgun sequence.
CAATattctaaatttttaaatactAGAAAAAATTAGCATTTATGTCAAGTTTTAGTATTTGAaaagttttatatattttaaaaattatccatCATTTAGTTGTTCCAACTAATATTTATATATCTCCTCcgaaaaaatatgaattataatttgagtggcaagattgagaaaaaaataatttatttttaatggatTATAATTTCAACTGAATCAGTGACAAGTTTAAGTATGCAATTAATGTATTCTCTtgcccatattgttattttgttgttgttaattattatcaattatgttataaaattattttttaataaatatttattataaaatgataatataaatttttaaatattttaaataatttttaaaatttacaaatataaattatattttataaaataataaaatattttcttaaaaaattatcaaaactatCCCCCCAAAAATAACTTGCTAACAATATGTGGAGTTTAGGCCAAACGTTAACTTATGTGTAATTATTGAACATGCTTAACTTGTCGTCTTAAAGTTGACCATAAGGATTCCATATGTCTTAATCAACCCCTCCTCTTTCCTTTGCCCATAATTATTTGTTCCAACTTTTTCATTCAATTCATAACTGAGACCTCATAAGAAGATTCAATTCATCTTTCATCTTCCACATATCTCTATCTCCATTAATGCACAACTACACTACACTTTCTCGCTGCTTCATCTGATTCTGTTTTTTTTCCCTCTGTTTTTCCACTCGCCGGAAAATATGGCGAGTGATTTTGCAACGTCGGTAGAAATGGGACTTCAGTTAACTAAACGAATTTACTACGGTAAAACACCGCCGAAGCCACTTGTAATGGAGAGAAAGTCATCGGTGATTACTAATAACCTGCCGACGGCACCGATGGTTTATGCCGTCGTTAAGGACCCGTCGATTGTGGATAATCCTAATATTCCGAGCTATCAGCCGTATGTTCACGGCCGTTGTGATCCGCCGGCGTTGATTCCACTTGACATGCAGGGGATTGCAATGGAAGTGGATTGTTATATGGATACTGCTTTTGTAACGGTCAACGGTACATGGCGCGTCCACTGTATTGCTTCTAGCCGATACTGCGATTGTCGAATTGCTGTACCAATGGGAGAGCAGGTTTTGTATTTGCAAGTTTACTCTTTTGTAGAAATAGTCGGTCCGATTTaatgtttacttttttttatcgCCGTACAAAATAGACACATATTATATATGCCCGCTATATTTAGTTTATTCAGTTGCGCGGACAGCTATTTGGGTcaattctcctttttctttgggGGGTGGAGGTGATAAAGAGTTCGTGTGAAACTTGAACTTTTGAATTTGAGTTTCGGATTCTATAATTGAAATGACTGAAAATATAGTGTTGCTACCTACGAGTTTCCCTGCAGATATAATCATGGTCGAAAACAACTTTAAATTACATCCGGGAAGAATACAAGGTGAGGTGAAAGTTCATTTAGTCAACCAAATGAAATGCTAAAATAATTTTGTTGAGAGACGAGCATTTAAGGAATATACGTAGTACTTATGTTTTTTCCGTCTTTccttttttctgttttatgAATGACTTCCTACTTTGGTATGTTACCGTTTGTACCAAAAATGGTTCTTCAATTGTATATTTGCATTAACTCGTACTCAAAAGAAAAGGAACAAAAAGCAGACTGACAGCAATGTTCCACGTTTTCTCTTTTGATATGGGCACATCAGTTGGAAGATTTTAATGGTTGTAGACTTGTAGTTATCTGAGATTTCTTGATGAAATAAGGTAAACTTGGTGATTGGCTGAATGTGTAATTTCCTCGTTTGGTCAGAATCGTGTTTGTACTGAACTAAGCTGGCCTATCAACAAgatttcatactctgaattatAGGCATTGAAGCAATGGAGAGAAAGagtcaaagaaaaagaaaactatgGCATATGATGCTGCTATTGCATTGTAGATTCTTCTTTATTCAAAGTTTGTCATTTGGTAGTTCTCAAAATAGAATCATTTGTCTAACAGGGTTCAGTTCTAGGTGTGGAAATTGAAACACCATCAAGATCGTATTCCACCCTTTTGATTGAATCAAATGATACCAAAGATGCCGGTTTAGTAGCCAATGCTAAAGATGGCTTCTTACTAAATCGCCGGATATACACATTAAAGGTCCCTCAGGTGACTACCATCTCACACTGCCAAATTGATtatctctctcttcttcattccTGTTGAGTTACAAGAAAGGGGCTATATTTGTCTACTTTTGGATATTTCAAGGTTGCTGGAGGTTCTATTCTCTCCATTAAAGTCAGTTGGTCACAGAAAATACTGTATCAAGATGGtcaattttccttaaatataCCTTTCAGTTTCCCATGGTAtgtcaatccaatcacaatacTATTGTGCAAAAAAGAGAGGATTCGGTTGAACGTAAACTCTGGTATGGGGAAAGAGATTTTATGCGGAAGTTCCAGTCATCCTTTAAAGGTAAACATTTTTCAACCTATTTAGTCATTAATATAACAATTGGtaaccctttttttttttttactttgaaaCCCCTCTTTGCTTTTTTTCCCAGGAAACAAGACGTTTGGTTGGCAGTGTAGGATTTTTATACGAGAGTGATGTTCGGGCATGGTCAATGGATGACTTCAGTTTCTCCTACAAAGTAATACCACCTCCTTGGTTCACCTTTTGGCTTCCTTTTACTTCTTTCTTTGCCCTCTGGTTCAATGACAAGGGGTACTTGACTCGCTTTTTGGCTTTCTTCATTGTTTATTCGATGTGCATCACAAATCGTCATTATCATCAGGTTCATTCAAGTGAGATCTTTGGGAATGTGCTCCTGAACTCTCTGtccatgcttgattttgatcaGAGAGAAATGTTTTGCTTCAATCTATACCCACCGACTGTCAATATGTTGAAGGTTTGTTGGCAAGTTACTTAATGGTTTGAACGTGATCTAGATTTTGATCAAAATGTAATTTTGACCTGTGATCCTTGAATTCTAAAAATGTTATGTTTGTTAGACTACATGTTCAACTTAGTGTTGTTCTTGATTTTGTAGTACATATTAAGCTAAGATCCAGTCGAACCAGGTTAAGCCTGCAAAATCAGAAAAATAGGCGAAACTTGTACGAATGCAGCTTTTGAAATCTATGCTCTATAGGACATCTAAGCTACCTTATAATCATGCTACTTTTGAATATGTCATATTGTCAATATATGAATGCAgcttttgaatttatttatcctttttttttatctcttgGGTACTTAGATGGCATATGCACTCgctttttgttgatttttagGTTTTCAGGAAGGAAGTGGTATATGTTGTTGATATAAGTGCGAGCATGCAAGGGATGCCACTTGAGAATGTTAAGTCTGCACTACTGGCTGCCCTCTCTAAACTCAGTCCAGCAGATACTTTTAACGTCATAGCTTTCAACGGAAAAAGCTTAGTGTTCTCATCGTCCATGGTTCCGTCAGGGAAGGAGTCAATTGGAAAAGCAATTCAGTGGATTGACCAAAATTTTGTAGCTGAGGGAACTACCGACATTTCCCTGCCTCTGAACCAGGTTAGAAATATGACTTTTCATAGTTTATGCGCCGCTAATGTAGCGGCTTGTCGAGCATTTGACAAACTCACACCTTCTCTTTTATGGACTGGTGTGACACTGATTATTTTCCAGAGAAGAGTAGCATGGAAAGCACAATTAAGTCGAACTTCTATTTTGGTCCATGTAGACTCAGTGACAAAACATTTTTTTCCCGTCATTTTGGCCTCTGACTATATGTAGAAGATACGTgtaataatttgaataataagTTCATGTGGATGATGCATCATTATGTTGATTAGCTCTAACTATTTGACCGCTCTATTCCTTctatttccaagtcaattgtcCAATTTTAAGTTGCACCAGACATGTAGTATTATGTTGATTAACTTGATAAAAAATTGCAGCATTATGTTGATTTCACATTTTTTGGCACATTTGCGTAAGTCTCATATTCCGTCCTTGCAAATTCTTCCTAGTCAGGCAATAGAGATGCTATCAAAAAATGGTGATTCAATTCCTCTTGTTTTTCTAATCACTGATGGGTCTGTTGGAGATGAAAGAGAAATTTGCGAAGCCTTGAGGGGATGGTTGATGAAGAGAGGCTTGAATGCTCCGCGAATATCAACCTTTGGCATTGGTGggtttgtttttattttacatCTCTGAATGACTTTCTCTTTCATGCTTCAATATCAATTCTCAATACTATTTGCATGAACTTACTCATACATCAGTTGGGTCTTTTATGCCCCTTTCTTGTGCTCACCTCATGTGTTATGTCCTCTCAGGTTTATTCTGTAATCATTACTTCTTACAAATGCTTGCTCAAATCGGAAGAGGTTACTACGATGCTGCATATGATTTAGGTGCGCTTAATTCAAGAATAATTCATCTTACTATTTCTGTTTACTACGACACAAGTGCATGTAGCTTgaaagaatttatttttctacCGAGTTTCAACTACTACTTGTAGAAACTCCCTGACAGTTACTGAGCTGTTGTAAAAAAACCATACGTAGACTTCAATTACATTTgagttttctttttctatttagGATAACACACTTTAAAATGGAAACCACTACGAATGGGGTTACTTTCATATCTTCAACAGCCCAAAAAGTTATTATTGTTTGGCTTCTATTTAACACAGTATCAGATTGGCAGAAGTTTGAATTGCGAGTTATGATTTTAGTTCTTCACATCAATTTCCATGGTCAGATTCAATCAGTTCTCGGCTGGAAAGACTACTTAATGGCACATCATCGGTTATTCTCACAGACCTGAGAATTGAAGCTCTGGAAAATCTTGATTCATTTGAGGTATATACACCTTCAGATTCTTTATATAATCCGAGGAGAGAAAAGGATGTACAAAGCAGTGTAAATAGCTACGTTTGCCCCATTGTTGCCTTCCAAATATCATGGCATCATAAATTTTCCACTATATAATACACTgctaaattaattttcttttcccATGTTATAGTTATGATATAAAGTGTATAATACGTGCCCTTAATTTTATTTCCCTCAGCCGCTTATCTGACAGTTCTAATGAATGTTCTTATTGCAGCTATATCCATGTTATCTGCCAGACCTGCTGTCTTCAAGACCACTGATTGTCTCTGGCAGATTCATTGGGACCTGTCCTGATTCTGTTAAAGTTTGCGGCACATTGGCTGATTCGAGCAATTTTGTGATCAATGTCAAAGTACAAAAAGCAAAGGATTTACCTCTGGAAAGAGTAAAGTCTTTCATCTTGTATTCCTTGCtgaaattttcatttgagtTACTTATTAAGAGGAGAAATTCATAAGACAAAGTAATTTGTGTATGTGGTGCTCTAGCTTTTCCTGGATTCTGTTCTTGTCGTTTTCTCTACTATGAGAACAGGTTGATTCTATGAACCATCTAGCTTTCTTATTCCCCGTATTAATCAACTAACAGAAATCACGTTCGTATTTTTTTGGTCTCTGCATGCTTACATGAACCTTGCTGGAAAAGTAGAAATCTGCAATCTTCCACCATTTGAACTTATGCTTGTTCCCTTTATGCAGGTTTTTGCAAGGAGACAAATTGAAACAATAACCGCTAATGCCTGGTTTTCCGGAAACAAGCAACTAGAGGAGATGGTCTGTTCTAATGAATCTTAATTATTATAGTGCAGCATAAAGAAAATTCACAAATAATCACGTGATTGCAAATCCGTGCAACATTAAGAATTTTATATTCTTTATACGCCAGACCTTATTAATTCTTGTGTATTTCTATATTCTTTTGGTGCTGTCGATCCTAATGCTGCAACATCTTTGCACTGATGTTACTTCTGCTATTGaatatcatgattatatttttctttatggtaATTATGCTCACTTAAACTATATTTCTGCTTCTAGGTTGCGAAATTGAGCTTGCTAACAGGTGTGCCTTCAGAGTACACCAACTTGATTTTGGTTGAAAATAAAAAGGAGAAGCAGACCTCTAAATTAGAGGCAGTAGACGAGGTATGCTTTGGCTGGTCAATGTACTAGTTTAACTGTGTGTGCTTAATCTAAAACTCTGTGTGATTTTAAAAGGATCTATTTCCATTGACTACAATAGTCTTTAAATTAGAGAAAAGCATCTTACGAAGTTTTAACACTATCTATCTTCTGTGATTAGTGATTTGTGATTCGCATGCATCACTTCCTAAAAGTAAAATTTGTGTATTTGTATGCAATGCCTCTACATTGTACAATAATTGCACTAAATTATGTCTGATCGATTCATAAGTATTTTGAGCTGTATGAGGTTGTTATATCTGGACATATACGTGTAAATATAAACTAGCATCCTTGTGCTTGTGGAACTTCGAGAATGCATTTCCTTAAGCTACAGTAATGCATTCTTTTAAGCTTACGTGTGGAATTtgttaatgaaaataaaagctcTCGTATTGATTGATAATCAATGGGTATGCAGAAGGCCTCTGATCACTTGAATGTCAAGAAGATTATATACCTTCGAGCACTCGGTGTTGGTTTTGGTAACTTGAAGGCGACTGCAGACAATCTTCCTGTGGAAGCAGCAGAACCTAAGTTGCATGAAACATCAGAAATGGTACTTGCAGCTGCTTCAAACTTATGTGGCAAACTCTGCGACTTTTGCTGTTGCATGTGTTTCATACAGTTCTGCTCTCGGGTTAATGATCGATGTGCTGTGACGTTCACGCAGCTCTGTGCAGCTCTTGCTTGTTTCGAGTGTATTAGTTTTTGTTGTGAAGTCTGTGGAGAATGCAGCTAATATATCAGCAACTACACACAACCACAGATGTATCAGAAATGTAGTTCGGCACATTACTTATATGTATAATTGTATAAATGTGTTTCATTCCAGATGTAGTAAACTGCTtgtaataaaataatagaggaaataaaatatagaagcTGAAGAGTACTCACTTTGCGAGTCGTTTATTGTCTTATTCCGCGTATAATCTGTCTATGGACCAGCCGATATATagatttaacttatatacaaTTATCGCATAACTTTTACACCATCAATGTATTCTTGCCTATTGTATCTACCTTAGAGCGGCTTGGCCGTGAGGCCGACTCAATCCAATCTGTGAATTAAGTGGGGTCGGATTAAATTTTTTCAGTCCATTTAGGAACGAGTTTTTTTAGTCCAACTTCATTTGGCCAGTCAGCCTCATAGGCTCAACCCGCGAGCTTCAGAGGCTAGCCTGTggatcatgaattttaaaatcatttattatatatatatatatatatatatatatatatattaagtagTGTTTAATTCTGTCGAATCTTCAGTAACTAGGCAATTAAAGTTATTATAACTATGAATTTTTGACCTCTTTTACTTTTCTATTTATgtctaatttttcattttttctttcttgtctagtttatgaaaaaaatgatcacGTAATATATGTTGTTCTAATGAATCCTATGAGTGTTGACTGTTTGTATCTTACCTATTATGTTATTTTGTAAGTATTCCACTAAAGTATGTGCAATTTATGAACATGTGAATTTTTGACGTATTGACGTTGTGTTCATCAATGTTTGATAGTCTTTTTAAGAGGTCAATgttattcatattttgattgaaGGGCTAATCAATCGCAACCCGTAGCCCACTTAAGATtggttggactgctattttaTAAGTCCTTTATTTAAAAAGGTCAACTTGTTCTAACTCATTTAACTTACTAGCATTTTAGGGTTGGATTGTACCAACCCATTACATGTCATGAAAGATAAAACCTCGGAATATTAAAGTTCTTTCTATATAATACCAATGTCATACTTTTATCCATTGTAAAAGAAGGTAAGACTCAGGTACAAGCTTCCTGTATATGTATCTTATTTGATAAATTTAAtgttaattttaactttaatataaaaagaaatCTCTCATTAATCAACATTAGTCTATTGTTAAATGTAGGTGATTAATTTtgaaagtaaagaaaaaaaaaggcaatCTAATCTACTAAGCATTACGTATTTACACAAGGTTTGAAGAAGGCCTGCACCCTGACATAAATAACCCACCTTAATGCAAGTAGAGTGATTGATTTCACAGCTCGAACTCATTACATATAGGTTATCCAAAGACTATTTTTGTCGTTGCTCCaaagtcatattttttaaagaaatattcAATTACTTATGTAGACAATTAAATCAATTTTAATATCTAAATCATACATACTCTCATAATTTTCTGTACGTTTCAAGTAGTATTGATTACCATTcatatataaagaaaatgtATATCACATGGATCTTCATTCAGTTAAACATCAATAAATTCATTAATTCtatcatcattttattcttgtatttaattaataCACTAATATTGAAAATCAATAAATCTTATAGGATGACAATGTTTTGATTaacaaaagggaaaaagaaaaagaagagaaaggactTGAATAAGGCGAAAAAGTAAAAAGTGAGAGGCCACATAAGAGATACTATCATATTTCAAGGGGTTAACTATAAATAACTGGGCAGAAAATTAATTTGTTCTCAAAAATAAGAATCAGAAAGAGCAGTAGATCGAATGACTCCCCAAATTTTGGGGATAGGCCGAATTTAGGGTTCCTCCCGATCTCAGCAACCAAAAGTCAACAAATCTTGGATTTAGGATTTTGGAGTTTTTCTAATTCTTGATTTAGTGGTAAAATTAGGATTTCAATTTACATGTTCTCAGTGAAGCGGTGAAGCTTTTGTTAGGGCACTATAGAGCGGGTAACTGGAGCTGCCAATGcaaattgaattgaaatctGAAGAAGTTTCGGTGAATTTTGGGATACCGAAAACGTTAAATTGTAAGCAAATCAATGTCTTGGGCAAGTCCAGAAGATATCTATACCTCCACTTCTCTTGCAAGTTATCTTGACAGTgagtttttcttcctttctttatCAATTATACGTTAAAGAAAGctctatatgttgctattaaAGTTTTGTACTAGTTTGTTGTTCAAAATCTAGTCTTGATAGGCTTGCAAGGTTCTTTTAGGATGTTTAGTATTGGATGATTTTcctcttatttattttaattgaacACATATCGTTGTCTGTTTATATCTTGTAATCTCGTGGGAATTCCTGAACTCCAATAGTAGTACCTCAGCGTTAAACAGAGAggtaactatttttaaattatcgGGAAAGAGAATACTAGAAGATGTTGCATTGTGAAAAAAAGTAGAAAGTGCACATCTTTTATTGGGTTCAAAAGATAATACTCCCCCGCTTCAATTTATTTGTATGATTTTGACTTGACGcggaagtttaagaaagtaaagaagattTTTTGAATCTTGTAGTCTTTAACCAAAGATACTTAGAATCTACCAAAATGTTCTTTAATCTCGTGTCATTAAACATGCCATGTGGAAACCTAGAATTAAGAagttgccaaaaaaaaaaaacattcttttgaaacggattaaaaaggaagttaagacaaacaaattgaaagggAGGGAGTATCTCTTATTTTTACTACGAGTAGTCTTTCTCAAAAGTTGTTAATACAAAAGATGGAGGAAATCATAGACTTTTAAGCCTTTAGAAGTCTTCATCATGCAAGCTTGCTTTGCTAAGCCATCTGCAACCATGTTGCCTTCCCTGTAGATGTGCTTTATGGGTAATATCCCATATATACTCCATAATGACTGAAGTGCAGATTTTTACCGATTGAGAAGATCATATGTTGTGAGGGAAGAGTAGTAGTTCCTTCTTTTAAGGTAGAATAGATCTTTTCTACTGCTGCATGGGTCAAAGAGCCACAAAAGGTTCATAATTAATTGTGTTTCTATTGAcaactcaaaaggaaaaatagtTTCTTAAGGAAAATAATCAAATTCTCATTAGATTTATCCCAATTGGGGTGTTTGATTCGGCTCGGGTACACTATTTACCggcaaatttatattttctgaGGAATTGGGTATGGAGAAGAGGAGAATCAGAAAAAGGTAGATATTAGAGAAGTGGTGAAATCAGAAAAGGGAGTAATCAAATTACTCATTTAGTGCGAGATTTCTTTGGTGTAATAAAAAGATATCAAATACTCACAATTCACAACCCTAGCCATTGCCTAACCCTCACTGTTGTTGTTGCAAACTGTCGCCGTCGCTGTCCCACATGAATAGGTTTACTGGTTTACCAAAGAGCAATCAAGAGGAATAGGGTTCTTACTTTAGGTTTTGACGGTTTGTATAATGTGAAGTTGTGACGTGTGAATTAAAGGCTAAAGGACAAAAGAAGTAACCAGTAAGGTactgatattaatatttaatatttatgtaggGGTAGAATAGTAAATTATTACGTTCTTAATGAGTTATCGATTTACCCAATAATTCAATATTAACAAACCAAACTGAtaacttgatatttttttttaataaaaccaTTAAAATTCCGTTAACTCAATAACCCAATAGCAATAAATCAATAGCATTTTTTTCGATTTGATTTATTGGTCGATTCGATTTTTGCACACTTCTAGATAAAAGAAAGTTGCAGGCAAGCTTAAGCCACTTGTATATTTGGGTGCTTGAGTGCAACCTTTTCTTTTTCCCTAAGGAAAAAAGTTGCAGTCAAGCACTCAATTATACAAGGGGCTTGTCACTTGTGCTTGAAAGCCTACCTTATTCAACAATCAACTTTCTTAGAAAGTCTTGTTGAGGGTAATCTTGACATTTATGCAAATTGTTGAAATACGTGGTTTACAATATGGTTTTTTGCACCCAAGAGTGTGATTAGGTCAATAAAATGTGTGCAAACCTTGGAGACCAAGGTTCAAAATCTAATAGAAACAAAAAATGTTAGGTGATTTTTATCCATCTATTTAAGTCTCGGTGAGTAGAGTTACCCAATGGTTGTACTAGTGGGAGGTAGAAGCAAGTACCTGGTTGAATAGTTGAGGTGGAGAGCAAGCTGTCGTAGACACCACcgttagaaaaaaaattgattttcacCCTTTTTTCTTGTACTCTCGTGTTCTCATCTTGGCTGCTTGAATGATAGAAACCACAATTATTACAGGTATATGTGATCCTTATACCTTCTATAGGTAGCTATGATGCTACTTATTCTACCGTAGAGGCATGTTCCTGTAAACTAAAGAATTAGTTGTGTCCGGCTCTTGAGCATTTAGTTAATGCATGGAATATAGGAGCTAATGTTATAGTACATGGGGTGCTTGttactaaaagaaataattggggcgctaattttttttatacaagtCCATGTGCTCATAGATAATAGCAATAACTAGACCTGTTTATAGATTTACTGGATTTATTTCTTGCTTTTCTGAGTTGACTTATTATCCTTCACAGAGAAACTTCTTGTGCTGTTGCGAGATGGGCGAAAGCTTTTAGGAATACTTCGTTCTTTTGACCAATTTGGTAGGTTTCTCCTTTCATTACTTTCTATTTCACGGCAGCAGTTAACCACCTGACAAAAATTCCATCTCTCATTTGTAGCTAATGCTGTTCTTGAAAGTGCATGTGAGCGTGCTATTGTTGGTGATCTGTATTGTGATATCCCATTAGGTCTTTATATTATACGTGGGGAAAATGTTGTGTTAATTGGTGAACTGGTATGTCTTGCTTTCTCTCTCAATACAAAAAGTTCTTTGCTATCCCCATAATCTTATACCCTCTGGCTTATACAATGCTGTAATGATTGGTCAGGATGTAGATAAGGAGGAACTTCCTCCCCATATGACATGTGTTTCACAAGCTGAGATAAGAAGGGTAAGATCCTGTTATTATTAGTTTCACTACTACAGATTCTTAATGGACTTGTTGCAGGAGCATGACTTGTGAAGTTTGGGGTGTGGGGCAACTTATATAGGAAAGACTATATCTGAAAATTGGTGAAAATTTAgtaggaaggaaaaaaaaaagcagaCGGTATTTTACGAAGTTTTGGAAATTTAGGGATGAAaagttaatttttgaaaaatgggGGTGGGGATTGGAAAAGAAGGTATGAAGTTGCAAAAGGTTAAGCTTTTACATGCCCCTTTAGCAATGAAATTAATCCTTAGTCAAAAAGAAAAGGATAAGCTTTTACGTGAAATACAGTATGTAGCTAGCTTTTCCCCGTTTGAAACACACACAGAAATTATAAAGCTGAAGAAAAAACATTAATCCTCCTTAATAGaatgtatgttgtatattactTTTATCTTTATGTGTACATGTTTTCATACCTTTATAAAGAGATAACATTTCCATCTTTCTAGTTTATACATCTATCCTTTCAAGTGCAAAATCATGATTAACACGAGGCCAATCATTAGTTGATGGTTGACCAATTTATTTAGTCATAGGTAAGGGAAGATGTTAGTATTAGTTAGTGTAAGACTGGTAAACATTATAGAATGGAGGACCCGGACCAATTTATATGATGCTTCTTGTATGGTCATCATTGTATTTGCTACATTTCTTATTGAGACTTCTGATTGTTTCTAATGCATATCATACCCATCTATCAGGCGCAGAAAGCAGAAAGGGACGCCACAGATCTTAAAGGCTCAATGAGAAAGAGGATGGAATTCCTCGATATGGATTGAGGTTTCCTGTTGCTTGAGCTAATGCCATGTCTTCTGCAAATATTATCGCAGTTGCTGTGTGGTGTTTTCTGGGATTCCTCTTTTCTCTTGTATTCTGTTACATAAACTGTTCATTGTAACATCTGCACCATAATTGATATTTCTATTATGATGTTCGAGTAAAGTTTACTGGTATTAGACATGGTGATGGTACGGACAGTGGTGGATCATAAAGATGGTAAAACAAGTCTTGAGTTCATCCATTTCCTTTTTATGCTAGTCTGGAGGAACTTTAGTTTTATGGTAGACTCTGTATATGCTGTGAGATGGGGGGTTTGGTATTTGCCTTTTCAGATAACAATTACTGCTGCGTAGTTTCGTTAATTACGTGTAACTATTTAATTAAGCGCATTGCTCAGATCTTACCCTCTTTATTTTTAGGTATATTTATGGTTTATACTGATTTGACATACGATTGAACTTGTGGTAAATTTATTGGGAAAAAAAGTGAAAGTCTGGCCCCGTCT
It contains:
- the LOC129894153 gene encoding sm-like protein LSM1B; the encoded protein is MSWASPEDIYTSTSLASYLDKKLLVLLRDGRKLLGILRSFDQFANAVLESACERAIVGDLYCDIPLGLYIIRGENVVLIGELDVDKEELPPHMTCVSQAEIRRAQKAERDATDLKGSMRKRMEFLDMD
- the LOC129894151 gene encoding uncharacterized protein LOC129894151; its protein translation is MASDFATSVEMGLQLTKRIYYGKTPPKPLVMERKSSVITNNLPTAPMVYAVVKDPSIVDNPNIPSYQPYVHGRCDPPALIPLDMQGIAMEVDCYMDTAFVTVNGTWRVHCIASSRYCDCRIAVPMGEQGSVLGVEIETPSRSYSTLLIESNDTKDAGLVANAKDGFLLNRRIYTLKVPQVAGGSILSIKVSWSQKILYQDGQFSLNIPFSFPWYVNPITILLCKKERIRLNVNSGMGKEILCGSSSHPLKETRRLVGSVGFLYESDVRAWSMDDFSFSYKVHSSEIFGNVLLNSLSMLDFDQREMFCFNLYPPTVNMLKVFRKEVVYVVDISASMQGMPLENVKSALLAALSKLSPADTFNVIAFNGKSLVFSSSMVPSGKESIGKAIQWIDQNFVAEGTTDISLPLNQAIEMLSKNGDSIPLVFLITDGSVGDEREICEALRGWLMKRGLNAPRISTFGIGLFCNHYFLQMLAQIGRGYYDAAYDLDSISSRLERLLNGTSSVILTDLRIEALENLDSFELYPCYLPDLLSSRPLIVSGRFIGTCPDSVKVCGTLADSSNFVINVKVQKAKDLPLERVFARRQIETITANAWFSGNKQLEEMVAKLSLLTGVPSEYTNLILVENKKEKQTSKLEAVDEKASDHLNVKKIIYLRALGVGFGNLKATADNLPVEAAEPKLHETSEMVLAAASNLCGKLCDFCCCMCFIQFCSRVNDRCAVTFTQLCAALACFECISFCCEVCGECS